A portion of the Saccharospirillaceae bacterium genome contains these proteins:
- a CDS encoding DUF599 domain-containing protein produces the protein MAKKVASLSSVLHVHRINWMRRLLQREIRVGDAALLANLERNVTFFASSCVLILAGLLAALTALDKLQYVLAEITFATPDSILSIELKMVTLIFVFIYAFFTFTWSMRQFGFASVLVGAAPLPDDDTVTANEKRSFAIYGAKIIDQASHSYNYGLRAFYFSLALLTWFISPWVFMVAAAAVVGVLYEREFLSNSLQAMKKVEGVGDKLFQDDKELYRRSLIKPVANKEREK, from the coding sequence ATGGCCAAGAAGGTGGCTTCTTTGTCATCGGTTTTACACGTCCACCGGATTAACTGGATGAGACGATTATTGCAGCGTGAAATCAGAGTGGGGGACGCGGCGCTGCTGGCAAATCTCGAACGCAACGTCACTTTTTTTGCGTCCTCCTGCGTACTGATACTCGCAGGTTTGCTGGCTGCTTTAACCGCCCTGGATAAGTTGCAATATGTTTTGGCTGAAATTACCTTTGCCACGCCAGATTCTATTCTGTCGATCGAACTGAAAATGGTCACCCTGATCTTTGTATTTATTTACGCATTTTTCACATTTACCTGGTCCATGCGTCAGTTTGGATTTGCCTCCGTATTAGTCGGAGCCGCTCCCTTACCGGATGACGATACCGTAACGGCTAATGAAAAACGCAGTTTTGCAATCTACGGAGCTAAGATTATTGATCAGGCCAGCCACAGTTATAACTATGGGTTGCGCGCTTTCTACTTTTCACTGGCGTTGTTAACCTGGTTTATCAGTCCCTGGGTCTTTATGGTTGCGGCCGCAGCGGTTGTTGGTGTGCTGTACGAACGTGAATTTTTATCAAACTCACTTCAGGCAATGAAGAAAGTAGAAGGGGTGGGAGATAAGCTGTTTCAAGACGACAAAGAGCTGTATCGCCGCTCTTTAATAAAGCCTGTTGCTAATAAAGAGCGGGAAAAATAA
- a CDS encoding GreA/GreB family elongation factor — MLDKNQLRTILLASLDQEIEAALAAAQQAQETASHEDNQPENQYDTLSLEAAYLAHGQSERILQLQEERIVLAKWPMPEFSEDDVIALGALVVVANNNDEKIIWITPKGGRSIAYQEKTILVVSPDAPLAKQLVGLSEGDEIILGQNKPGAQVYWEIVSLA, encoded by the coding sequence ATGCTCGATAAGAATCAATTAAGAACCATTTTATTAGCCAGTCTGGATCAGGAGATAGAGGCGGCTCTTGCTGCTGCTCAGCAAGCACAAGAGACGGCTTCCCATGAAGATAATCAGCCGGAAAACCAATATGACACACTCAGTCTTGAAGCTGCGTATCTGGCTCATGGTCAGTCTGAGCGTATTTTGCAGCTGCAGGAAGAGCGTATTGTGCTGGCCAAGTGGCCAATGCCGGAATTTTCTGAAGACGATGTGATCGCATTGGGGGCTTTGGTTGTCGTTGCCAATAATAATGACGAAAAAATCATATGGATAACCCCAAAGGGAGGTCGTTCAATAGCGTATCAGGAGAAAACGATTCTGGTGGTCAGTCCGGATGCCCCTCTGGCTAAACAATTAGTCGGGTTATCAGAAGGAGATGAAATCATCTTGGGCCAAAACAAGCCCGGAGCTCAGGTATATTGGGAGATCGTCAGTCTTGCCTGA
- a CDS encoding D-hexose-6-phosphate mutarotase translates to MPAYTFTRLVQRDQLECLEIHHPFFDAELLLQGGQLIHFKPHDSAESWVWLSDNAEYTATKSLRGGIPVCWPWFGDADKNPATVRQHIPQSEKAAAHGFARNEIWQLESVVETCHQVTVTLSFTAEDRADWQGKARLTAEFIFTAYQCELSLCTTNLDSTALNFSQALHTYLPTADITQSRIYGLTAARFANALIKNNGQWRESRQSGAVGFSEETDRVYFPATQRLQLQTPKHHTLLLSQGSNSCIVWNPWINKSKRLSQFNDQAYQHMLCIETANVMTDSISLAPGEQHTLTVNIRRS, encoded by the coding sequence ATGCCTGCTTATACCTTTACCCGACTGGTGCAACGCGACCAGCTGGAATGCCTGGAAATTCACCACCCATTCTTTGATGCCGAGCTGTTGCTGCAAGGCGGGCAATTAATTCATTTTAAACCACACGACTCAGCTGAAAGCTGGGTATGGCTGAGTGATAATGCGGAATACACAGCAACCAAATCGTTGCGTGGCGGCATTCCGGTTTGTTGGCCATGGTTTGGTGATGCAGACAAAAATCCAGCGACGGTCCGCCAGCATATACCTCAGTCAGAAAAGGCAGCGGCTCACGGCTTTGCCCGAAATGAAATCTGGCAACTGGAGAGTGTCGTGGAAACCTGCCATCAGGTTACGGTGACCTTGTCTTTTACGGCAGAAGATCGTGCAGATTGGCAGGGAAAAGCCAGACTAACGGCGGAGTTTATTTTTACAGCGTACCAGTGCGAGCTGTCTCTGTGTACAACTAATCTTGATAGCACAGCGCTGAATTTCAGTCAGGCATTACACACCTATTTGCCAACGGCGGACATCACCCAAAGCCGGATTTATGGACTGACTGCCGCCCGGTTTGCCAACGCGCTGATCAAAAACAATGGCCAGTGGCGCGAGTCGCGACAGTCTGGCGCTGTGGGCTTTTCCGAAGAAACCGACCGTGTGTACTTTCCCGCAACGCAGCGATTGCAGCTTCAGACACCGAAGCACCACACCTTGCTACTTTCACAAGGCAGCAACTCCTGTATTGTGTGGAACCCATGGATCAATAAGTCGAAGCGACTCAGTCAATTTAATGATCAGGCTTATCAGCATATGCTGTGTATTGAAACAGCCAACGTAATGACCGATAGCATTTCATTGGCGCCCGGAGAGCAACACACCCTGACCGTCAACATCCGTCGATCGTAG
- a CDS encoding hemerythrin family protein → MEFHDYPQVAHEGMNQAHEEFVRLLNNAEQELLMGGEFCAHLDKLYKHCVAHFSQEEAEILANHCPNYRTHQQEHERVLQLIRDQMEYYEKTQDDEAALEFVEETLPQWFIMHLNARDKATAQFLHQRKERAA, encoded by the coding sequence ATGGAGTTCCATGATTATCCGCAGGTTGCTCACGAAGGTATGAATCAGGCGCATGAAGAGTTTGTTCGACTGTTGAATAACGCCGAACAGGAGCTTCTTATGGGGGGTGAGTTTTGTGCGCACCTGGATAAGCTTTACAAACATTGTGTTGCGCACTTCTCCCAGGAGGAGGCGGAAATACTGGCGAATCATTGTCCAAATTATCGGACACATCAGCAGGAGCATGAACGAGTGTTGCAGCTGATTCGTGATCAGATGGAATACTACGAAAAAACACAGGATGATGAAGCCGCGCTGGAGTTTGTTGAAGAAACTTTGCCACAGTGGTTTATCATGCATCTTAACGCCAGGGATAAAGCAACTGCACAGTTCCTGCATCAGCGCAAAGAACGTGCTGCCTGA
- a CDS encoding LysR family transcriptional regulator, whose translation MNLDRIDLNLLVYLDVLLREGSVTKAAQQLGITQPAMSNGLRRLRELFSDPILVRTSDGMTPTERAQELQPMIRKALGELEAALQPLEDFDAKISHRVFRIMVSDYAESTLVPELVKRLRNDAPDVILDVLTPSDVTFKDVEAGKVDMAINRFDDMPQSFHQMTLWQDDFVCLINPNHPLVNAFDLDAYLTSKHIWVSKTGMGAGVGIDPEKVVRLGWVDNALSKLGHKRKISVFTRHYQMPALLAHNNDLVATLPRRVAEMQAASSTLQVKEPPFPIPPFELKMAWSPLLQHHQAHRWLRRTIVDVAQQCQ comes from the coding sequence GTGAACCTGGATCGAATTGATCTTAATTTGTTGGTGTATCTGGATGTTCTGCTGCGTGAGGGTAGCGTTACTAAGGCAGCGCAACAGCTGGGTATTACGCAACCGGCCATGAGTAATGGCCTGCGTCGGCTGCGAGAGTTGTTTTCTGACCCGATCCTGGTTCGTACCTCTGATGGCATGACCCCCACTGAGAGGGCACAGGAGCTGCAACCGATGATCCGCAAGGCTTTGGGGGAGCTTGAAGCCGCGTTGCAGCCATTGGAAGATTTTGACGCGAAAATCAGTCACCGTGTATTTCGAATCATGGTCAGTGATTATGCGGAATCAACTCTGGTTCCCGAACTGGTTAAGCGTTTACGCAATGATGCCCCGGATGTGATTCTCGATGTACTGACTCCCTCTGATGTAACGTTTAAAGATGTGGAAGCGGGTAAAGTGGATATGGCAATAAACCGCTTTGACGACATGCCGCAGTCTTTTCATCAGATGACCTTGTGGCAGGACGACTTTGTTTGTCTGATTAACCCAAATCATCCCCTGGTAAACGCGTTTGATCTCGATGCTTATTTAACCAGCAAACACATCTGGGTGAGCAAAACCGGTATGGGTGCCGGTGTCGGGATTGACCCAGAGAAAGTCGTACGTCTGGGCTGGGTCGATAATGCCCTGTCGAAGCTGGGTCATAAACGGAAAATTTCAGTATTCACCCGTCATTACCAAATGCCGGCGTTGTTAGCACACAACAATGATCTGGTTGCCACCTTGCCGCGTCGTGTTGCAGAAATGCAGGCGGCATCCAGCACGCTTCAAGTAAAAGAACCACCTTTTCCAATCCCCCCATTTGAACTGAAAATGGCCTGGTCACCGCTGCTGCAGCATCATCAGGCACACCGTTGGCTGCGTCGTACCATTGTTGACGTTGCACAGCAGTGCCAGTGA
- a CDS encoding translation initiation factor Sui1 — protein MAKDNKPVDLSALLAGGLGSAKTESNNSGSVYSTEVGRTCPGCGNAKNTCTCSDETSPQGDGIVRVSRESKGRGGKVVTLVAGVPLTGAELKTLAKELKKKCGVGGALKDGVIEIQGEHRDLLVSELIRRGFTVKKSGG, from the coding sequence ATGGCAAAAGATAATAAACCGGTCGATTTATCCGCTCTTCTGGCTGGTGGGCTGGGTTCCGCAAAGACGGAATCCAATAACAGTGGGTCGGTGTATTCAACCGAAGTTGGTCGCACCTGTCCGGGGTGTGGCAATGCTAAAAATACCTGCACCTGTTCTGATGAAACATCACCCCAAGGCGACGGTATTGTGCGGGTTAGCCGCGAATCTAAAGGGCGGGGTGGTAAGGTGGTGACCCTGGTGGCGGGCGTTCCTCTGACAGGTGCCGAGCTGAAAACACTGGCTAAAGAACTGAAAAAAAAGTGTGGTGTTGGCGGTGCGTTAAAAGATGGCGTGATAGAAATTCAGGGGGAGCATCGCGATCTATTGGTGTCTGAATTGATCCGGCGTGGCTTTACCGTAAAAAAATCCGGCGGTTGA
- a CDS encoding sterol desaturase family protein: MAFDYQKFRERYRSDISPSYNGWLHMLVVAITGITVIAYSLSQVAAPEVSELLVVPLTLIAVNFAEYAAHRWMGHRKGKNRLARLFYSRHSGDHHSFFVGAAMPAESVRDWRVVLFPAYLIFAFLIGLIIPLGGLLVYFDQHNIAYLYAASGIFGYLLYEVMHFSYHLPKGSFVERTPGWKHLRRLHLLHHDRSRMAGKNFNITLPVFDVLLNTLYWKPEDTEISSEKTSS, translated from the coding sequence ATGGCGTTTGATTATCAAAAGTTTCGAGAGCGTTATCGCTCAGATATAAGCCCCTCATACAATGGTTGGCTGCATATGCTGGTGGTTGCGATCACTGGTATCACCGTGATTGCATACAGCTTGTCGCAAGTGGCAGCACCAGAGGTTTCGGAGCTGCTGGTGGTGCCATTGACTCTTATTGCGGTTAACTTTGCTGAGTATGCTGCTCATCGTTGGATGGGTCACCGAAAAGGTAAAAATCGGCTGGCTAGGTTGTTTTATTCCCGTCATAGCGGTGACCACCATAGCTTTTTTGTTGGCGCTGCGATGCCCGCAGAATCGGTTCGTGATTGGCGAGTGGTGTTGTTTCCAGCGTATCTGATCTTTGCGTTTCTTATTGGCTTAATCATCCCTTTGGGCGGATTACTGGTGTACTTCGATCAGCACAATATCGCTTATTTGTATGCAGCATCGGGTATTTTTGGTTACCTGCTGTACGAGGTGATGCATTTCAGTTACCACCTTCCGAAGGGGTCTTTCGTTGAAAGAACACCCGGTTGGAAACACTTGCGGCGGTTGCATTTGCTGCATCACGACCGCAGTCGGATGGCCGGGAAAAACTTCAACATAACATTGCCGGTATTTGATGTATTGCTGAATACCCTGTACTGGAAGCCTGAAGATACTGAAATCAGCAGCGAAAAAACATCGTCATGA
- a CDS encoding LysR substrate-binding domain-containing protein yields MSLRNLDLNLLPVFTALVEEQHLSRAAERLHMSQPAVSNALKRLRQRMDDELFVRTSRGLKPTPRAIALYNKVRDGLQLIEQGWQQQKSFQPATSEQTFIISTNPAVEYLATPWLMKLLRQQAPNVRLRFEPDHLSDIPQRLQDGRVDIAIDFIDYHHRGLISEELQLEDLVVIAAKDHPDFSPELTLEQFERLSHVTVSPRNQQGTPIEQLMGHQKLQRDVRLHVTSFVSIPQIVAQTDLIAVVPVRLMHEDHIQPLLQSAPLPFEYPQVPLKLIWHQSREQDQAHQWLRATLSKLVNITIQHLQREISVPN; encoded by the coding sequence ATGAGTCTTCGTAATCTTGATCTGAACCTGCTGCCAGTGTTTACCGCCCTGGTGGAAGAGCAACATCTATCCAGGGCCGCTGAGCGCCTGCATATGAGCCAGCCTGCTGTCAGCAATGCATTGAAACGGCTGCGCCAACGAATGGACGATGAATTGTTCGTAAGAACCAGTCGTGGCTTAAAACCTACGCCCAGAGCGATTGCGCTGTATAACAAGGTGCGTGATGGCTTGCAGCTGATTGAACAGGGCTGGCAGCAACAAAAGAGTTTTCAACCGGCCACCAGCGAACAAACATTTATCATCAGTACCAACCCAGCGGTGGAATACCTCGCCACTCCCTGGTTAATGAAACTACTGCGCCAGCAAGCACCCAACGTTCGCCTCAGGTTTGAACCGGATCACCTGAGCGATATCCCTCAACGACTGCAGGATGGTCGTGTTGATATCGCCATCGACTTTATCGACTATCACCACAGGGGCCTTATCAGTGAAGAATTGCAGCTGGAAGATTTGGTTGTCATCGCTGCGAAAGATCATCCGGATTTCAGCCCGGAGCTGACTCTTGAGCAGTTTGAGCGACTCAGTCATGTCACTGTCTCACCACGAAATCAGCAGGGCACCCCCATCGAACAACTGATGGGTCATCAAAAACTGCAGCGCGATGTTCGCCTGCATGTCACCAGCTTTGTTTCGATTCCACAAATTGTTGCTCAAACAGACTTAATTGCAGTGGTTCCAGTACGTTTAATGCATGAGGATCATATTCAACCCTTGCTGCAATCTGCCCCTCTGCCCTTTGAATACCCTCAAGTACCGCTGAAACTCATCTGGCACCAGAGCCGCGAACAGGACCAGGCGCATCAATGGCTGAGAGCGACGTTGTCAAAGCTGGTCAATATCACCATCCAGCATTTACAACGCGAGATTTCAGTTCCGAATTGA
- a CDS encoding ATP-binding protein, with protein MKIRFKSIESRLTLYVVIFSVLLGVIFSAIQIGFDYVGDEQRVQVQTREMLRRQQPSTALALFNYDESSLQTALDSMRMNLGIVAVEVVEFGSDFRVHSGWDAEQRITPDNRGQLLVFRIDLMKPLDSVAGEDELGVLSVWVDRRLLHKGFEQRAGLTLVLDVLRNMVLAVVLIMVFRARLTGPVKRLTEKVLQIDPQSPMRIPLKVESQLEQSELDDLVAKTNALLASMDEEMSHRYVAEKQVRFLNEKLEEKVRDRTRELHDTNQQLQASITELTETQSLLVKAQHMAALGQLASGMAHEINNPIAVVSSNLSTLNDYLTDLIDLASQASRIEQQIPDDIIKAQLKKIRDSVDLKFVEEDAPDLLRACSDGIERVKLIVKELQTFVGGEDDDVKELNDLSELFWKAAHESHVDSSEDVRISHNFDLVVDPVMCNSQQVIMVLSKILHNAQEAMPRGGTIEVGLVEDSHHLILAIKDNGVGMTEEDLQFATNPFFTRKEVGQGMGMGLTVAYNVMANHNGSLEIDSAPDAGTCVTLRFPRQPV; from the coding sequence TTGAAGATACGGTTTAAGTCAATCGAAAGCAGGCTCACACTCTATGTCGTGATCTTCAGCGTACTGCTGGGGGTGATCTTCAGTGCCATTCAGATTGGCTTTGACTACGTTGGGGATGAGCAGCGGGTGCAGGTTCAAACCCGCGAAATGCTGCGTCGTCAGCAACCAAGTACCGCCCTGGCTTTGTTCAATTATGACGAAAGCTCGTTACAGACGGCACTCGATAGCATGCGTATGAATCTTGGTATCGTTGCTGTTGAAGTCGTTGAATTTGGCAGTGATTTCCGGGTGCACTCTGGCTGGGACGCAGAGCAACGCATTACCCCGGATAATCGTGGCCAGCTGCTGGTTTTCCGAATTGATTTGATGAAACCGTTGGATTCAGTCGCGGGTGAAGACGAGTTAGGGGTGTTATCGGTTTGGGTTGATCGACGTCTGCTGCACAAGGGCTTTGAACAACGCGCCGGATTGACGCTGGTTCTGGATGTATTGCGCAACATGGTACTGGCGGTAGTGCTGATCATGGTGTTTCGTGCGCGCCTGACGGGCCCGGTGAAGCGGCTGACGGAAAAGGTATTACAAATCGACCCGCAGTCACCAATGCGCATTCCACTGAAAGTTGAGTCGCAGCTGGAACAAAGTGAATTGGATGATCTGGTGGCTAAAACCAATGCGCTGCTGGCGTCCATGGATGAGGAAATGAGTCATCGCTATGTGGCTGAGAAACAGGTGCGTTTTCTCAATGAAAAGCTGGAAGAGAAAGTACGCGACAGAACCCGCGAACTTCACGATACCAATCAACAGTTGCAGGCCAGTATTACCGAACTCACGGAAACCCAGAGCCTGCTGGTCAAAGCACAACATATGGCTGCGCTCGGGCAATTAGCATCGGGTATGGCGCATGAAATTAACAATCCGATTGCGGTGGTATCCAGCAACCTGAGCACCCTGAATGACTACCTGACGGATCTGATAGATCTCGCCAGTCAGGCCAGCCGGATTGAGCAACAAATCCCGGATGACATCATTAAGGCTCAGTTGAAGAAAATTCGGGACAGCGTTGACCTTAAGTTTGTTGAAGAGGACGCACCAGATTTGTTACGCGCATGCAGTGATGGTATTGAGCGGGTCAAGCTCATCGTTAAAGAGTTGCAGACTTTCGTTGGCGGAGAAGATGACGACGTTAAGGAATTAAACGATCTCAGCGAATTATTCTGGAAGGCGGCGCACGAGAGTCATGTGGATAGTAGTGAGGATGTTCGTATCAGTCACAACTTTGACCTGGTGGTTGACCCGGTAATGTGCAATAGCCAACAAGTGATTATGGTATTGAGTAAGATTTTACATAACGCGCAGGAGGCCATGCCGCGTGGCGGAACCATTGAGGTAGGGCTTGTCGAGGACAGTCATCACCTGATCTTGGCGATCAAGGATAACGGCGTGGGTATGACCGAGGAAGATTTGCAGTTTGCCACCAACCCATTCTTCACCCGCAAAGAAGTCGGCCAGGGCATGGGCATGGGCCTGACGGTTGCATATAACGTCATGGCCAATCATAACGGCTCACTGGAAATCGACAGTGCTCCCGACGCCGGTACCTGCGTCACGCTGCGTTTCCCGAGGCAACCAGTCTGA
- a CDS encoding Lrp/AsnC family transcriptional regulator — protein MALKQKMKAVALDRTDRRILELLQHDGSLSNLELAERIGLSASPCSRRVKALEDCGVIEGYRAHLDAKKLGLNLMALISVSMDRHTPERFETFEQLLQQCPQVLECYLITGQSADYVIKVVVEDMEDFQQFLLGTLTRIDGVTGVHSSFVMRKVLDRSAIAL, from the coding sequence ATGGCGCTGAAGCAAAAGATGAAGGCGGTAGCACTGGATCGAACCGACCGGCGGATTCTTGAGTTGCTGCAACACGATGGTAGCCTCAGCAACCTCGAACTGGCCGAAAGAATCGGTTTGTCCGCGTCGCCCTGTTCGCGTCGGGTCAAAGCGCTGGAAGATTGCGGCGTTATTGAGGGCTATCGTGCGCATCTGGATGCCAAAAAGCTTGGCTTGAATCTGATGGCACTGATCAGCGTCAGTATGGACCGCCATACACCGGAGCGGTTTGAGACTTTTGAACAGCTTCTGCAGCAATGCCCTCAAGTACTGGAATGTTATCTGATCACCGGACAGTCAGCTGATTATGTTATTAAAGTGGTGGTGGAAGACATGGAAGATTTTCAGCAGTTCTTACTGGGAACCCTAACCCGTATCGATGGCGTTACCGGCGTGCACTCCAGCTTTGTAATGCGTAAAGTGCTGGATCGAAGTGCGATCGCACTTTAG
- a CDS encoding 2-isopropylmalate synthase — protein MNQSTGTFNHQNYRPFPAIQKADRRWPAQTISQAPGWCSVDLRDGNQALIEPMSVEQKQRMWRLLLDMGFKEIEVGFPAASQPDFDFVRWLIEADQIPEDVTIQVLVQARDELIERTYEALVGARKAIVHVYNSTSPVQRKKVFGLDKQGIIDIARHGAAKVQSEAKKYPRTEWIFQYSPESFSSTEVDFAVEVCNAVIDQWQPTTEKKAIINLPATVESAMPNVFADQVEYFCDHVHNRNAITVSIHTHNDRGCAVAAAELAILAGADRIEGTLLGNGERTGNMDIVTMAMNLYSQGIDPQLDISIADDIIATVEACTSIKTHPRHPWLGELVYTAFSGSHQDAIRKCLSQQNDNEPWDVAYLPINPADLGRSYQSVIRVNSQSGKGGAAYLLEQQLGVILPRWLQVEFAEPVQALAEQQQGEVEPNQVLDCFRNHFMNLDGQYQLSSYQIDRQGKQHHIQAAISDESDMTLIHGQGSGAISAFIDGIHKATGTEIQVVQFDEHSMGEGADASAMALMQVNIRGQRYTAVSQDSDIVAASLNAVLSCLNKAVKNQQVAA, from the coding sequence ATGAATCAATCAACCGGAACATTTAATCACCAAAACTATCGCCCTTTCCCAGCGATACAGAAAGCCGATCGGCGCTGGCCAGCGCAGACGATTAGCCAGGCACCGGGCTGGTGTTCCGTTGATTTGCGTGACGGCAACCAGGCGCTGATTGAACCTATGAGTGTTGAACAGAAGCAGCGCATGTGGCGCTTATTGCTGGATATGGGCTTTAAAGAAATTGAAGTGGGTTTTCCCGCTGCGTCCCAACCGGATTTCGATTTTGTACGCTGGTTAATTGAAGCGGATCAGATTCCGGAGGATGTCACCATTCAGGTATTGGTGCAGGCCCGCGATGAATTAATCGAACGCACCTACGAAGCGTTAGTCGGAGCCCGGAAAGCCATCGTTCACGTTTACAACTCCACCTCCCCAGTACAGCGGAAGAAAGTTTTTGGTTTGGATAAACAAGGCATTATCGATATCGCTCGACATGGCGCCGCTAAAGTTCAAAGTGAAGCAAAAAAATACCCCCGTACCGAGTGGATTTTTCAGTATTCTCCAGAGAGTTTTTCGAGTACCGAAGTCGATTTTGCCGTCGAAGTCTGTAATGCCGTAATTGACCAATGGCAGCCGACAACCGAGAAAAAAGCCATTATTAACTTGCCAGCGACCGTTGAATCGGCCATGCCGAATGTGTTTGCCGATCAGGTTGAATACTTTTGCGACCACGTACACAACCGTAATGCCATTACTGTCAGCATTCATACCCATAATGACAGAGGCTGTGCGGTTGCTGCTGCCGAATTGGCCATTCTGGCCGGTGCCGACCGTATCGAAGGCACGTTATTGGGCAATGGTGAACGTACCGGAAATATGGATATTGTCACTATGGCTATGAACCTCTACAGCCAGGGCATTGATCCACAGCTGGATATCAGCATCGCTGACGATATCATCGCCACGGTTGAAGCCTGTACCAGTATCAAAACTCACCCGCGACACCCCTGGTTAGGTGAGCTGGTGTATACCGCCTTTTCCGGTAGCCATCAGGATGCTATCCGCAAGTGTCTGAGCCAGCAAAACGATAACGAACCCTGGGATGTGGCCTACTTGCCCATTAACCCGGCGGATCTGGGCCGCAGTTATCAATCGGTTATCCGGGTTAACAGCCAGTCCGGCAAAGGTGGTGCCGCGTATTTGTTAGAACAACAACTGGGAGTGATATTGCCACGCTGGTTACAGGTTGAGTTCGCTGAACCGGTACAGGCCTTGGCTGAACAGCAACAAGGTGAAGTTGAACCCAATCAAGTACTGGACTGCTTCCGTAATCACTTTATGAACCTCGATGGCCAATACCAGTTATCGAGCTATCAGATTGATCGGCAGGGCAAACAACATCATATCCAGGCTGCAATCAGCGATGAGAGTGATATGACGCTGATCCATGGCCAGGGCAGTGGTGCCATCAGTGCTTTTATAGATGGCATCCACAAGGCCACTGGTACCGAAATACAGGTGGTACAGTTCGACGAACATTCCATGGGTGAAGGTGCCGATGCAAGTGCGATGGCGTTGATGCAGGTAAACATCCGGGGACAGCGCTATACCGCTGTTTCTCAGGATTCCGATATAGTCGCCGCCAGCCTCAATGCCGTTTTGTCCTGTTTAAATAAGGCGGTAAAAAACCAACAGGTTGCTGCCTGA